The nucleotide sequence AGTTCATCACTCACAAGCAACCCCAGCTCCAGGTGGGAgtgggcacagcagccagggcacagctggggcagggccaaGGGGACAGAAACCAGCTGATGCCCAGCTGTGTATGAGAACACAGGAACCTGGAAACCCTGTCCAGGCGTTCAACACAGCTCCCCTTTCACAGCATATCAGGGACGTTTCACTAAGCAGGTGTTTTACGTGTTTTATGGTGCTCTCAACTCTCCTGGTCGTAGAAATCCCTGGCTGcatccctctccccagcactcTACAATGCCATTTTACTGCTGTTTTACTGCTGTGTTTGACCTCTGGCCAAAGCCCAGAAATTGTAAAGTCAGATGGAGACAGAGGTATAAACCTCTCCTACACTCTGGGGAAGATAACTCTTTGGTGAGGCATGGATGAAGCACCTCAATACATTTGGCCACAGAAGAcctctgcagaaggaaatgtgtgtgacctgtgctgctgccctcagggAGCAACTGGCTCATGGCAACACCTTTTGTtgcttggggctgggaaagggcagcACATAATTCATTCATCCTTGCCCTTGGAGCAGCCACACCACTCTCAAGCACTGACAGAGGAGCTCTGGCACCATGCTTTTGGAAGTGCTGCCTCAGTTTTgtgtgcagcagcctggagagggacCTGAGCAGCAGCTACCCCACCAGCCCATCCCTCTGCATTGTTGTTGTTCCCACACTGTGCACAGTGATTAACTCCAAAATCTAATTTAGCCCAGTATGATTTCCTGCAAGTCAGTGAACCAGACAAGCAGTAAAACAATGGAACAGCTTGCTCAGAGAGATGTGGattccccattcctggaaatattcaaggacaggttggacagggctctgagcaacctgttctagtggaagatgtccctggtCACTACAAGTGGGGTACAAGATGGCCTTTAAAGGTACATTCTGACCCAAGCCAATCTATGATTCTGTGCAAATTTCCTCAGTGGGAATTTTCTAGGTATTGATATATTTTATAGGCCAGTTTTAAAACTGAGTATTTTCTCTACTTCTTGGAATAGCAAGAGAACATCTTGCATGTTTCATCTGTCTTCCAGCATGCAGTATATATAACATTTGGTCATGTCACATTTAGAGCAAAGCTTCTTTCTGTTCTTGCTCTCTGCCAAGTGCCTCCCAAGGGCAATGCACAAGACAAGAGAGATGGAGCTCTGTCGAACTCAACACAAAAATGGAAGATCAATTCTCATCATGTCATATCTGCAATGCTGTCAAGCACAAAAGGCTTTTATATGATTCAAATTGTGTATGAAAAATTGTCCTTGGTCCATTTCTTTCATCTTCTAATGTACCACTGGATAGTGACTTCCCTGACACTGGAACCTGACTTGTAGATTTTCATCTAAGTGAGTGATCATTTATGGCCTGATGCTATGAAAACATCAAAGAAAATGCATTGCTCTGACCACATCAAGAGCCTTAAAAGGCATTGCCCCCATAAGCAGTGCTACCCGTGGTAAAAGCTGCCAACCCTTGGattttttgaagaaaactcATCACCCCTGTGGAAGGCAGTGGCTGTCTGGAAGCCTGCAGGAACTCAGTGCAGTCTGTTCCCCTGCAGTTCTCCCAGAGTCCATGAGGATGCCTTTCACCAGGGAGGACATTGTTTATTATTTGTGTAGTTCTTTAAATACTTATCCTCTTTTATTCTCAAATAATAAGCTATTCTACAGCACAGTTCAAGGTGCCTTGCTTGAGCctgtttgtcttttttatgCTTTTGCTTATATTGTCTGCAGTGCTTATATTGTCTACCCTATGATGGGCTCACTTTGTAGATTTTCTCTAACTTGGACATATTTTAATATGGTAACTTGAAAAGATCAATTAACgttctgtctttttaaaaggtttttcctATTTAGCATTGTTAATTACAAGCTCTGCAAAAATGAAGAACTTAAAGTTTGAAATGAGTCAGTTTTGACTGAGCGTGTGAGAAAACTACttaaaaggaagagaggaaaaagattCACTGTGCAAACAGAAGCATTTGTTGGGAGCAGGAACTTAATTTCAAATTCACTAAATAAGTTCCCTACCCACTACACTGTGGAGGCCAACACAATATCTACAACACAGACCTTTTATGTTCCATCTTTCATCACGACTCAGAAATACTCAGCTGCTTAGATAAAAGCAGAAGCAAACCAGGAGATGAAATGGAGGAGGCAGTCCCATGGCACATGGGTGCTCACACTCCACTGGAGCTCACAGGATGACTGAGGTTACCTCACCCAACAAGGCTCACAGGCTTCTTTAGAAACATATGGAAACCTGCACAAGATGCAAGGCAGATGCAAGGGACAGTCAGATTCCTGACTTCTTAAACAAACTCAGCttgtcagaagagaaaaaagaataacaTAAAAACACCAACACCCTTACCTGACAAGATTAAAAGAGccaggaaaatgttttggagAAGGGATAAAGCAGTTCCTCATAAGAAACTTGAAGCAGTAGATCTTATAGTGCTATAGGTCAGTCAAACACTGTATGTGATGTGAGCAAGGTCTTTCCTGTTTGGAACAAGCTTAAGAAGAAACCTGGCTTTGTTCATGATAAGGACATTCTGAATCTGACTTTAGTTGTCTCCTTTTATTCTGCTCCTCTGACCTGAGTACTCCACTGGCTTTGCTTTTAGAATTCAACAAAGACAATGATTAAAGAAAtgcaagttttattttatgctgTATGATTTCAATTTCCTGATATGTTTAGAACATGCTCAGACGAATTAAGAAAGGGCTTGATAATTCgatttttgaagatttttaacTAATGTAAGTGGATCAAGGTTTTTTCTTGGAAAGTCTTTATCAGCTGGAAATGAAGAAGGTAGATCTACTGGGATTCTCATCCATGTAATACTTCTCACAACTTGCACATGAACAATATGAGACAAAGGCAGAAGACCTGCAACTGCATCCTGTGAGAGATGGTGCACCTGCTTATGCACCTTCTGCAGGCACAAGAAGATTTCATTTTGATACATGTAACAGGTTCTAGTACACTTGTCTGTTTTCTCAGCAGATTTAGGAACATTTGGTATCTCTTTGGTATCTTTAACAGAGCAGCCaaaaaatttggcttttttagCCTTCTAAAGAagttcttcagatttttttagtATGTAAGCTTcaccttttatttatttatccacACAATCACTTTTAACTAGTAATTCTTACTTTACCCTTCCTTGAAAATCCCAGTATCAGTGACACTTGTACCCCTGGTGaactaaatgaaaaaatataattgagGAAATTCCCAGGGCAAAGGCATACAATTAAATCAAATAATATGCTAAGAATTTAAGTTAAATACTAGACTGAAATATCTTGAAGACTTGATATTAATTACAAACTACCTAATATCCTTATTATGTTAATAGCCCCAAAAATGAGTCAAAGAAGATGGCATGATGATGCATGttatgaaattataaaaaatgcTGAAACCTGTGAACACTCTCCATTCAGTCAGACAAAATCCTCTGGGAATTTCAGTCAGAGgttgaatgaaaatatttatggtgGAGAAAGATTGTGAAGAGTTGGCTCTATGTTTGAGAGGATAGATAGGAAAGAATAACAAAACTGGAAATGAAGACTTCATAACCCAAGTTATAGTTCCTTCTGTTAAAGTCAGAATGGGCATTTGTTTAtatccctgattttttttttttgtttaggttaaattcaaatgtttgtaaatttttatatatattaaataaagtgtattttcataattttgagGTGCTCCATAACTGAGGCAAGTCTATAATGTACTGTATGCAAAAACTATCtactttaaataattaaagTTCTGAGCCCTCTATCTACATGTCAGCAAAATACTCAATTATAATTAAAACCAAGGAAgattctcatttttcctttgcaaaacaATGACTCACTGTGAAAGAACATTTAGTTTGTCCAATTAATTACTGGTCATTCACACTGTCATGAAATCTTAAAGCTGACACAAAAGGTTTAAAATTGAGTTTGGCTGGATGAGTTAACAATTACATGAGCCTTTTAGAAGCAGTTAGAGCAACCAAGCCtgtggaaagcagagaggaaacctGAACCTGGCAGCAGCATTGCCTGCTGTaatgccagagcagctggctcaGAGATGGGGTGGGCTGTGGCAAGCAAGAATGAGACAAATATTATCACAGAGAGCATATGCAAAGAGGATGCTTATTAAAattcaacaaaaataaacagatgaaGACATTATCTGCTGGAAGGCAGGATGATGACatggaagagagggagaagaaagatgACACCATCTGGCACATACTCAGATTTTGCAGAATAGTAATAGGagtctctgttttctctgccaCTATGCCTCAATCCTTCCCTCCCTTGATGTAGACACAACCATCTTCTATTGAAACCTGAtcagaaacacaaaggaaatgAACCTTCCCATATTTCTAGCACAGAAGAAGATTCTACATTAAGGTCCTATCACCACCTGCCTGTCTGAACATGCAAAGCAAGTCCTCCATGAGAAGCCAGGCTCTAAACATTTTTCAGATAATAGGATTTCCTTCAGTTACTGAGAAATAAGAGGGACTTCAAAGTGAGAACAGATGAGAAATTGAACAGTTCCAAGTCAGCAGAATACTCCCCACAAGCCCATAATCCCTAAAATTGATGAATGCTGCTCCAGGTTACAGGCAATAACATGTACCATTTGCTACAGCACCAAGATTTTGatttcaaaaaagaaacaaaaccagaaatacaaatgtttcTTCACAAAAGGATTTGCATTTTTGACACTTGGGACATATTCAGCCACTTGACTCCCTCTGAGTACTCTGCTCTAAGTATCTCAGTCTAATCTGCCTCCTCCCCCCACTACACCTGAAGAACATTAAAGGGAGGCATACAACATAAAAAAACagtaatttctcctttttggatgaaaatattgaaagacACTGCTGCAACAGATCCAAGCCACCACCAATGTATGAATAAACCCTCCCAACAGTGGCCCCTCTAACAGGAAGCCTCATGCTTCATGCAATGCTGATAAAGACCAAGAAACAGCTACCAGGTAAAactggacaaaaaaaaccccaattgATGAGAGTGTTTtaagctggaaaataaaactggtCTAAATTATGATCTACAAGATGGTGTTGGAGGCCAGAGGCCCCAAAATAAGTTTCTTTAAGCAACTAATAGAAGGGAAAACCTTTCTTAGTCTACCTTATGGACAAAAGCTGTAGTTCAACATGTCAAATAGTGACTAACACAGGAAACCAGAGAAAAACAGTTGCATGATCTATTTGCTCACTTTTTCAGTTGACTAACAAATCACATTAGTTATCTGAATGGTTAATAAAAACTGATATGGTCATTGATTACAGTCTTTTATATAATACACatactttccttttttgccATTAGCAAAAAATGTTGTGAATGGTATTCACGGAAAAAGATTTAAACAAAGACTGAAAGAAGAGGAATCAAAGCATTCCTCTGGCATTTGCTGCAGGAAGAACAGTTGTTGCTTCCTGGTACTTCAAGCTCCACACAAGTAAGATGCTTTTTGACCTTAGTTATTCAGATACCTTGATCTTATTGTATCTTCCAAGTGAAGCCATAGTTTCAGTGGTGCCCATAGATGACCAAGATGAGGGTAGGTCTTCAGAAAGTTGAACTTGCTAGAGAAGCTCAAAAAAGTGCATTTCTAAAAGCCAccctgcaggctcagctgtgccttcTGTGACATGTGCAGTAAGCTTTCTCTCACCACTCACCCAAAACACAGGCGTGTCTCAGCCTGTGACACAAGTTCCCCCTCCCGTCAGAAGATGAAAATGGTCACCTCCAGGTAGCAGTTCACCCTCTCCCTCCTAAAAGAGGGAccctggaaatgctgctccttGCCTTAGCTAGAGACAGAGTCCAGAGAGCAGAATGATGACTCAGACTGGGGGGAATGGACACCACCCTGAAGTCCCCAAACCAGAGTGCTTCAAAAGCTCTGCTCTGGTATGGGGTGCTCTCCCAGGAGCTTAGCTCCTCCAGAAGCCATGTcccagctgcagtgacagccacCTAAATGCTTGGTGGGTCTCTGATCTTTGACACGTGTTGAGTTCTGTGCCAATTTTTATTACCATTAATATAAAGACAACACAAACATTAAGACAACACAAATTTTTGGGGTAAGAGAGGCTTGCTATTTACTGGGGGCAACCTACTTACTGTTATGACATGGTTGactgctggggaggggctgcccTTGGGGGAAGCTTCAGTAGGACCAGCATTAAGGACAGCAGGCTCTGAAACAAAGGTTGCcttcaaaagaaaacaccagaaacacatttttattctgaatgcTCTTTAAGAAGAGGAGATCCCTCCCTCTCAAGTTAGTACACAAACACCTGGCCTTATTGCTACATGTGGTTGTAtaacaaaagcaaatgaaattgTAATTCCTGCTGTTTCCCATTTTTGGTGAATTTTATACTTGAACTGTTGAAATTACCAGTACAAGAATAAGAAGTTGTAACACATAGTGTCATGAGAAAAATTCTTGTTATTTTTACACAGATTAGTCCTGTGGTAAGAATAGCAGCTATTTCTATAGCACACCCCATTAATTCCTTctcatcacacacacacacacacacaaagcagaGTGCTGTTTTCTATATTCTTTAAACAGATGAATGATTCTGCCATCTTGTGGGAGATGGAGAAATTCTAACTATTTGTACAGTAACAGCAGGGCAGAACAGGATGGAaccaaaatttcttctttttcacttaTTTCACTATTGCTTAAGTAAACAGACATTAACACCTAGTATATTTCAAATAGtctccaaaataaataattaattatagCCTCATGGAGGAACCTGAGCAATGGGGTTGATTTTTAAGATCCTACATTGATCAGAAACTCTGCTCAGAAGGTAAAGGTACAGCAACTAAAAatcctgtgtttttttcccactcATCTGATAATGTGAAATATGTAGAGAATTATTTACATTCTGTCCCATTTATTACAATACCTTTcatcaaaggaaaaatgcaaaattatacAGATTTTTATCTACAATTAACCTTTCAAGAACTGTCAAACTAACACAATATTTACATATTATGGAACACCACACTCCATTAATAACTCCATAGcataattttacaaaattagTAGATTAATTTATCATTAAAGTCTTTGGCTGATACAGATTGTATCATTACTCCTAACAATTTAACAGACATGCAATATTTCTTGCTCAATCCCACCTTAATTCAACATGAACTATGCTGGAGTAAAACTATTACTCTAACCAAGTATAAATGACAGTTTAAGAgaagaactgaaagaaatatGGCCCAGTTTCACCTTAAAGTAATTTTGTAGAGGTTCTCTTCCTACTCCACCATTCTCAGCAGGTAGAAACCAAACAGTACATCAAAagtatataatataaaattatatgtgatcattttttccctgttgttcTTGGGAAATTCTGAAGCTCAAGAATGTGGCTTCTGCTAGTAAAGATGAGGCTTGAGGTAGAGCAGCCCAAGGAGCACGTTTATCCCTTGGCACTGCAAGCCTCCATCAGGAGAGTTATTTTGAGCTGTTCTCTTCCCACCAAACATTACCTTGGGGAAACAAGCTCATCTAGTTTATATTACTTTGTGGCAACTGTAATGAACTCATGTAGTAAATCCAATACATGTCACAAGAAAGCTTCTTGGATCAAATACTTCATTTATACTTACATAACCACTTAAGaccattattttcctttgtaaaacATTCATTTAAGTGAATGATATTTTGTTAAGCTCTTTGAACATAAAGATCTGACAACTAGAACACAATAAGAAAGAATACAACAATTTAATGTCATTATAACTTCTACATAATGGCAAGCATCTAAAAAGCTAAGGCCAGCCTAGATCTGGATGCCAAGTTCCCAAACTCTAAGTGGTTTGATTAAAAGACAACAACAAGAGAACACACTCCACAGTGACAAACAACCCATCTACCTCAGCCACTCTGTCTCCTGCTTGTACACCAGCCAAGTCTGGTGGACCATCTTTTGGCAGCCGTGCAATCAGGATCCCCTGGTAACACAAAACACAGGTTTCAGAAGTGACAGTTTCCACATTGTTCGCCCATTGATATAAAAAGCAAATGGgaagtaattaattttcaagacttattgttttatttcctccatACAATTAAAAACTAGATGCCTTAGCACATtagcaagacaaaaaaaagcctCCATAGCTGACACATACAACAATGAACAAAAGTCAGTAATTGTTTACACTGTGCCATGGGGAACAGACTggaaaacaaagatttatttaaaagataaatgaGTGAGAAGATGTGTGAAACATTTCTCTCAAATCAAGTTAGCTCCTGGGCATGAGCAAAAGAGATGGGAGAGGCATGTAGATTGCCAAGGGAGTGACCCCAAACTGAGGCAGAAAGTGAGAATTAGACAACAGTGTTTCAGCCATCAGGCTGTCTTTGCAAAATCATTGGTTTACATTTGGGTATCTCTCCCAAATCATCcctcctggagcatccctccATCAAAATCTAATGCCAGATCCTACTCTGGGAAATAAGCTACCTGTGTATAACCTCGTTAGCTTTAGAAAGACCAAAATGTTACATGAAGGACAATCtcagaaagcaaacaacaaaatacaGTAACTCAAGGAACTACTCATCAGTCTATTCCTAACAATCACTAGACAAATTTTTAGTAATGAAATGCACCTCTTCGCTTTCTTTACAAGAAGATGAGCCCTTTCCACCAGCAATGCTAATACCAAGGCTCCCCATTTGACTGCACACAGTAATGGTTACCTGGAAAAGAATTATAATGGATAAGTGACCTGCTTAATCAAAAATATGGCCTATTAATTATGTGAGCATTGAAAATCTGCCTCCCACTCTGAACACCAACAGACATGCCCCTggagagcccagccctgtgaAAAATGGTGCTACACTTCAACACTGGCACATGCAAGACTTATCAGCACTGCCTTGAAACCATGGACTGAACAAAGACTCAGCTCCATGCCCACCTGCACGTACCTTTGACTTGGCCTCAAAACACCAAAACTGGATATATAAAGTGAGATGCACGGCTGCAAGGAAAGTGGGCTTTGTTGGGGTTTCTTAATGGGAAATTCTTTTCCCATGTCAGCCATGGGGAGCAGTGACAACCCTCAGCTTACTCTCCTTAAGGCAGGCTTCATTGCATCTGCCATGCAACGTCCCCCCCTTCTTTGCATCTTTCATACACCGCCTCACCCAAGAGGGGTCccccacaggcacagggagtgccccacaggcacagggagTGCCCCAGACAtgcagagcccccaggagcagcaagcccagcccctgcagcagccccagaccTTCAGCGGGGGCTGCGGCACATCCAGCACCCGCAGCTCCTCGGCGGCCCGGCCGCTCTGGCTGGGgaagctgcctgctgctgacaCGGGTGGCTGCACCCTGGAAGAGCTGGTAGATCCTGGAGGAGCCTTCCCTTTCATGGCCAGCTTGTGCTTTTCTTGAAGCGTCGCTCTGGTATTTCTTTGATCTCGCAGGCTTTCCTTGCTATCAAAAAGGCTGCCGGAAAACTTGGAAACGGGTTCCTGAGGGTTAAAGATAAAAAAGGtaaacacagaaacagcaagGAGAATCTGAAACACACACCTAACCTGTGCTAACGTGAACTTGTTCCTCACTCTCACACTGCTGtatgaaagaatttatttcactgaagaCAAAACTGGAACTTTacagcaaacacacaaaaatttcttttaccATTATTTCTCTGGGCCTGTTCTGCCTTCAGTGCTGGGGTTGAAATTGTAGGAAcagggagagggctgggatTTTGTACATCCTTTCACTAGATTCCCTGGCACACACAAGCCCAGGTAACACACACATATCCATATGTGCACAAATCCTGCAATGCCCTGTGAAAATAGCAGAGCATGAGAACGAGACTATTTTGGACAGCTTCTGGCAGCTCTGTAGCACTGAATCCACTGTTCTGGGGGAAGGAATCACACACATAAGGCAAAGGAAAGATATTTccatacagaaaataaaatgtttcttacAGTTCCTCAAAACTCACATTCCATTCTTGGGAGCACAGGTGTGAGAGGGAAGGCAAGGCCCCACCTTGCATCTACGTCTTTGCATCGAAGACTTTGTTTCATTGAATTGACCTCAGTTGCAAATGGCAGTGAGTGGAGACCTGCACACTGAAATGATTTAGGAGTCCCCTGGAAATAGAACCTCTAAGGTGATGCATACCAAAGCCTACTCTGAAGCCTGGCCCTAGGGTTAACCTACTCTGAGATGCAGTGAGGAGCTCACAATGTCACCCTGTGATTAGCTAAACCACAAGGGCTTGAAGAGAGAAATACACAATTAATACATCCACCAAATAATTAAAGCTTCAGACAAGTTTGACTGTAAAATGTAGTGATGTTTTCCAGGTATCATTTATTCCTGGCAAAGGGCTAAATTAAATTCAGACACAATGCTCAAATTCTGTTCACATCTTAGGAATGCTTTACTTATATTTAGCTGATTTTTGCTCCTTAATTGGATGGGTTCATGTCAAATCAGATCTTCTTACTGCCCAAATCTTTCTATCTTCTGCTGGCAGTAAAATGATGCAGCAAGCACACATcaacacttctgaaaataaacccCATAAGTGTTTTTCTAAGCTTGGAAGTTTaataccaaaataaaaagcagtggAATTACCTTGAACAGCTGTGCAGAACCCCACTGGACAGTTTATTTTTCAATCTATACTGGCACTTTCCCACAATCTCTTTTTGGTTAGGATGGAAAAAAGCCTTGCCAAGCCCAGGGAAAGCATACAAGGCATGATTGCTTCCCACTTTCACTTAAAAGGGAATTTGCTTAGCTTTGACTCACATAAAACATTCATTACCTTTCTTCTCTTGAGAGAGATTTCTCTTTACAGTGCCAGGCTGACTAACCTGGGcacttctgcagggctgtgggtgccagggaagaaGGCCATGAGCAAGAGCCAGAAGTgtgggctggaggagggggcacaccagcagcactcacGGGGGCTAGGAGGGAAGCAGAGGTcctggaagaggagcaggagccccCATTCCTGCCTCATCTCCCAGGTAACATCAGGAAGAATGGCGAGCAATGCCCTGAAAGGGAAAGGCTGCAAGAGTGCAAACACCACCTCCTTTTCCCAGGCCAGGACCAAGaggacagccaggctgcagcacaggtgaCA is from Serinus canaria isolate serCan28SL12 chromosome 3, serCan2020, whole genome shotgun sequence and encodes:
- the LOC108962763 gene encoding protein scribble homolog; the protein is MSSFCQDSIKWLPKSPKLYSGHHWSSQGSRWASLKGKEGFPGGNLHKFSSANGKWREGRISPEQEAEELEDPDDEPVSKFSGSLFDSKESLRDQRNTRATLQEKHKLAMKGKAPPGSTSSSRVQPPVSAAGSFPSQSGRAAEELRVLDVPQPPLKVTITVCSQMGSLGISIAGGKGSSSCKESEEGILIARLPKDGPPDLAGVQAGDRVAEATFVSEPAVLNAGPTEASPKGSPSPAVNHVITIPRIILTRPSTSDEDADQLPPDPEDFEPEEPDSTEGHVYSDCLSSAFYPP